Proteins encoded by one window of Molothrus ater isolate BHLD 08-10-18 breed brown headed cowbird chromosome 12, BPBGC_Mater_1.1, whole genome shotgun sequence:
- the SF3B3 gene encoding splicing factor 3B subunit 3 — translation MFLYNLTLQRATGISFAIHGNFSGTKQQEIVVSRGKILELLRPDPNTGKVHTLLTVEVFGVIRSLMAFRLTGGTKDYIVVGSDSGRIVILEYQPSKNVFEKIHQETFGKSGCRRIVPGQYLAVDPKGRAVMISAIEKQKLVYILNRDAAARLTISSPLEAHKANTLVYHVVGVDVGFENPMFACLEMDYEEADNDPTGEAAANTQQTLTFYELDLGLNHVVRKYSEPLEEHGNFLITVPGGSDGPSGVLICSENYITYKNFGDQPDIRCPIPRRRNDLDDPERGMIFVCSATHKTKSMFFFLAQTEQGDIFKITLETDEDMVTEIRLKYFDTVPVAAAMCVLKTGFLFVASEFGNHYLYQIAHLGDDDEEPEFSSAMPLEEGDTFFFQPRPLKNLVLVDELDSLSPILCCQIADLANEDTPQLYVACGRGPRSSLRVLRHGLEVSEMAVSELPGNPNAVWTVRRHVEDEFDAYIIVSFVNATLVLSIGETVEEVTDSGFLGTTPTLSCSLLGDDALVQVYPDGIRHIRADKRVNEWKTPGKKTIVKCAVNQRQVVIALTGGELVYFEMDPSGQLNEYTERKEMSADVVCMSLANVPPGEQRSRFLAVGLVDNTVRIISLDPSDCLQPLSMQALPAQPESLCIVEMGGTEKQDELGERGSIGFLYLNIGLQNGVLLRTVLDPVTGDLSDTRTRYLGSRPVKLFRVRMQGQEAVLAMSSRSWLSYSYQSRFHLTPLSYETLEFASGFASEQCPEGIVAISTNTLRILALEKLGAVFNQVAFPLQYTPRKFVIHPESNNLIIIETDHNAYTEATKAQRKQQMAEEMVEAAGEDERELAAEMAAAFLNENLPESIFGAPKAGNGQWASVIRVMNPIQGNTLDLVQLEQNEAAFSVAVCRFSNTGDEWYVLVGVAKDLILNPRSVAGGFVYTYKLVNSGEKLEFLHKTPVEEVPAAIAPFQGRVLIGVGKLLRVYDLGKKKLLRKCENKHIANYICGIQTIGHRVIVSDVQESFIWVRYKRNENQLIIFADDTYPRWVTTATLLDYDTVAGADKFGNICVVRLPPNTNDEVDEDPTGNKALWDRGLLNGASQKAEVIMNYHVGETVLSLQKTTLIPGGSESLVYTTLSGGIGILVPFTSHEDHDFFQHVEMHLRSEHPPLCGRDHLSFRSYYFPVKNVIDGDLCEQFNSMEPNKQKNVAEELDRTPPEVSKKLEDIRTRYAF, via the exons ATGTTTCTGTACAACCTGACGTTGCAGCGTGCCACAGGCATTAGCTTTGCTATCCATGGCAATTTCTCAG GAACCAAACAACAAGAAATTGTTGTTTCCCGGGGCAAGATCCTGGAGTTACTGCGCCCTGATCCCAACACAGGGAAGGTTCACACGCTGCTGACCGTGGAGGTGTTTGGGGTCATCCGCTCCCTCATGGCCTTCAGGCTGACAGGGGGCACCAAGGACTACATCGTGGTGGGCAGCGACTCAGGGCGCATCGTCATCCTGGAGTACCAGCCCTCCAAGAACGTCTTCGAGAAGATCCACCAGGAAACCTTTGGCAAGAGTGGCTGTCGCAGGATCGTTCCAGGCCAGTACCTGGCTGTGGACCCAAAGGGCCGTGCTGTCATGATCA GTGCCATTGAGAAGCAGAAGCTGGTGTATATCCTgaacagagatgctgctgctcgACTCACCATCTCCTCCCCACTGGAAGCCCACAAGGCCAATACCTTGGTCTACCACGTGGTGGGAGTTGATGTGGGGTTTGAAAACCCAATGTTTGCTTGTCTGGAAATGGATTATGAG GAAGCAGACAACGATCCAACAGGTGAAGCTGCAGCCAACACACAGCAGACATTGACATTTTATGAACTGGACTTGGGTTTGAACCATGTTGTCAGGAAATACAGTGAGCCCCTGGAAGAGCATGGCAACTTCCTCATAACAG ttcctGGTGGTTCTGATGGCCCCAGCGGGGTGCTGATCTGTTCTGAAAACTATATTACTTACAAAAACTTTGGTGACCAGCCTGATATCAGATGCCCAATTCCCAGGAGACGG AATGACTTGGATGATCCAGAGAGGGGTATGATCTTTGTCTGCTCTGCTACACATAAGACCAAatccatgttcttcttcctggcccagacagagcagggagacatCTTCAAAATTACTTTGGAGACTGATGAAGACATG GTAACAGAGATTCGACTGAAGTACTTTGACACTGTTCCTGTTGCTGCTGCCATGTGTGTGCTGAAAACAGGATTTCTCTTTGTGGCATCTGAATTTGGAAACCA TTACCTGTACCAGATAGCTCACCTGGGGGATGATGATGAGGAGCCAGAGTTTTCCTCTGCCATGCCTCTTGAGGAAGGAGACACATTCTTTTTCCAGCCTCGACCTCTGAAGAACctggtgctggtggatgagTTGGACAGTTTGTCTCCTATTCTGTGTTGTCAG ATAGCAGATTTGGCCAATGAAGACACACCCCAGTTGTATGTGGCTTGTGGTCGGGGGCCCAGGTCATCCCTGAGGGTTTTAAGACATGGACTTGAG GTATCTGAAATGGCTGTGTCAGAGCTGCCTGGTAACCCCAATGCTGTATGGACTGTGAGGAGACATGTTGAAG ATGAATTTGATGCCTACATTATCGTGTCCTTCGTAAATGCCACACTGGTGCTGTCCATCGGAGAGACTGTAGAGGAAGTGACTGACTCTGGATTCCTGGGCACTACACCAACCTTGTCCTGCTCTCTTCTTGGTGATGATGCTTTGGTACAG gtttATCCAGATGGGATCCGGCATATCCGAGCAGATAAGAGAGTAAATGAATGGAAGAcaccaggaaagaaaaccatTGTAAAATGTGCTGTGAACCAAAGACAAGTAGTGATAGCACTGACTGGAGGAGAACTGGTTTACTTTGAGATGGACCCG tcAGGACAGCTGAATGAGTacacagagagaaaggagaTGTCAGCTGACGTCGTTTGCATGAGCCTGGCCAACGTTCCCCCTGGGGAGCAGCGTTCCCGGTTCCTTGCTGTTGGACTGGTGGACAACACTGTCAGAATTATTTCACTTGACCCTTCA GATTGCTTACAGCCCCTGAGTAtgcaggcactgcctgcacagcccGAGTCGCTGTGCATCGTGGAGATGGGTGGCACAGAGAAGCAGGAtgagctgggagagaggggCTCCATTGGCTTTCTGTACCTGAACATTGGACTGCAG AACGGTGTGCTGCTGCGGACCGTCCTGGACCCCGTCACTGGTGACCTGTCCGACACCAGGACCCGATACCTCGGCTCCCGGCCCGTCAAACTCTTCCGCGTCCGAATGCAAGGCCAGGAGGCG GTGCTGGCCATGTCAAGCCGTTCCTGGCTTAGTTATTCCTATCAATCACGCTTCCACCTGACTCCCCTGTCTTATGAGACACTGGAGTTTGCATCTGGTTTTGCTTCTGAGCAGTGCCCTGAGGGCATTGTGGCCATCTCCACAAACACATTGAG GATTTTGGCACTGGAGAAGCTGGGAGCAGTCTTCAACCAGGTTGCCTTCCCATTGCAGTACACACCCCGAAAATTTGTCATTCACCCAGAGAGCAACAACCTGATCATCATCGAGACAGACCACAACGCTTACACTGAGGCCACCAAGgcacagagaaagcagcaaatgGCTGAG GAAATGGTGGAGGCTGCAGGTGAGGATGAGAGGGAGCTGGCTGCAGAAATGGCTGCAGCCTTTCTTAATGAGAATCTTCCTGAGTCCATCTTCGGTGCTCCCAAGGCAGGGAATGGTCAGTGGGCCTCTGTTATCAGAGTGATGAACCCCATCCAGGGAAATACATTAGATCtggttcagctggagcagaatgAAGCTGCTTTCAG CGTGGCTGTGTGCCGCTTCTCCAACACCGGTGATGAGTGGTACGTGCTGGTGGGAGTCGCCAAGGACCTGATTCTGAACCCACGCTCCGTTGCTGGGGGGTTTGTCTACACATACAAGCTGGTGAACAGTGGTGAGAAGCTGGAGTTTCTGCACAAG ACCCCAGTGGAGGAGGTTCCTGCAGCCATTGCTCCATTCCAAGGCCGAGTGTTAATTGGAGTTGGGAAGCTCCTGCGTGTGTATGACCTGGGCAAGAAGAAACTGCTTCGGAAATGTGAGAACAAG CACATTGCCAACTACATCTGTGGGATCCAAACCATTGGGCACAGAGTGATTGTTTCAGATGTTCAGGAGAGTTTCATCTGGGTGCGTTACAAAAGGAATGAGAACCAGCTCATTATCTTTGCTGATGACACTTACCCCCGGTGGGTCACTACAGCAACGCTCCTGGATTACGACACTGTGGCTGGGGCAGACAAGTTTGGTAACATCTGTGTG GTGAGATTGCCTCCCAACACCAATGATGAGGTAGATGAGGATCCCACAGGCAACAAAGCTCTCTGGGACAGGGGCCTGCTTAATGGAGCATCGCAGAAG GCTGAAGTGATTATGAATTATCATGTGGGAGAAACGGTGCTTTCCTTGCAGAAGACCACACTGATTCCAGGAGGCTCTGAATCTCTTGTTTATACAACCTTATCAGGGGGAATAGGAATCTTGGTCCCTTTTACTTCCCATGAG GATCACGACTTCTTCCAGCACGTGGAAATGCACTTACGGTCTGAGCACCCTCCTCTCTGTGGACGGGACCATCTCAGTTTCCGCTCCTACTACTTCCCGGTGAAG AACGTGATTGATGGGGACCTGTGTGAGCAGTTCAACTCCATGGAGCCTAACAAACAGAAGAATGTGGCCGAGGAGCTGGACCGGACCCCACCCGAGGTGTCCAAGAAGCTGGAGGACATCCGCACGCGCTACGCGTTCTGA